One genomic window of Monodelphis domestica isolate mMonDom1 chromosome 1, mMonDom1.pri, whole genome shotgun sequence includes the following:
- the RIOX1 gene encoding ribosomal oxygenase 1 translates to MDGTRVSALAIYRLQEAAGIIQKEKPRRLQESRKRHPLSLSQDSKKKQQKQKGKKKVSRLTQGYSQEGLGVPESLPKKQNDLKLDGEPEARAPLTSPPAVAVKKQSRDLRKQRVQNVTVEPERALPPAACSGEEREVEPASPAAKVAEKLNGSPRNPPMVAVGEEREAVLSPVVEKQSGVPRKQKVKRERTKSKRVPPRTAWSAEEREAEPSCSEAAEKLSVGTRKQKVKRGETVEPERVLALATHRGEEVEASSGAAEKLSRGARKKKKKRETAEPEQVLTPKAQGEEREVELSFSGAAEKLSLGARKQRIKRQSAEPLRALPPTLPLTVSVEKSSQGPKCKKIKREKAEHERVVGEESEVEKGAKIELVEGQNSCGARTGTPSLQQVLKELGQIPHSKRRAARLFGWLIAPLSTEHFFSWLWEKDAVLVRRYNPDYYQGLFSTAELDSVLRREDIQFGLHLDAARYRNGQRETLNPPGRALPATAWSLYRDGCSLRLLCPQAFSAVMWQVLSVLQEHFGSMVGANAYLTPPGSQGFAPHYDDIEAFVLQLEGKKLWRVYKPREQVEELPQFSSPNFGPEGLGKPVLQEVLEPGDLLYFPRGFIHQAECEPGVHSLHLTISTFQRNSWGDLLEPLLPAALQAAMEEDVEFRRGLPRDYLDYMGVQHSESGDPRRGPFLEKLQGLLVRLAQYAPVDAVADQRAKGFLHDCLPPVLSEKERALSVHGLPARWEAEEARDVGAKITTETQVRLLRHGLTRLVSEDDSVFLYYTVENSRVYHQGEPKYLEIDSRYTDGIEYLFSSYPGFVQVGDLPCDNRKDQISLVTMLFEKGLLITKKPLTP, encoded by the coding sequence ATGGACGGCACACGTGTGTCTGCTTTAGCCATCTACCGCTTGCAAGAGGCCGCCGGTATCATCCAGAAAGAGAAACCCCGAAGACTACAGGAGTCGAGAAAAAGACACCCCTTGTCCCTGTCCCAAGACAGCAAGAAGAAGCAGCAAaagcagaaggggaagaaaaaggtgAGCCGCCTGACTCAGGGATACTCCCAGGAAGGGCTAGGGGTGCCCGAATCGCTaccaaaaaagcaaaatgacttgAAACTGGACGGGGAGCCCGAGGCTAGAGCTCCGCTGACCTCTCCGCCCGCAGTTGCAGTAAAGAAACAGAGTCGGGACTTAAGAAAGCAGAGAGTCCAGAATGTGACTGTGGAGCCCGAAAGAGCCCTGCCTCCGGCGGCTTGttcaggagaggagagggaggtggAGCCCGCGTCTCCTGCTGCTAAGGTAGCAGAGAAACTGAACGGGTCCCCAAGGAATCCCCCGATGGTAGcggtgggagaggagagagaggcagtACTGTCTCCTGTAGTAGAAAAACAGAGCGGGGTCCCAAGGAAGCAGAAAgtcaagagagaaagaacaaagtcCAAAAGAGTCCCGCCTCGGACGGCTTGGAGTGCAGAGGAGAGGGAGGCAGAACCGTCGTGTTCTGAGGCAGCAGAAAAACTGAGCGTGGGTACAAGGAAGCAGAAAGTCAAGAGAGGAGAGACTGTGGAGCCTGAACGGGTTCTAGCCCTGGCCACACATAGAGGCGAGGAGGTGGAAGCGTCTTCGGGGGCAGCAGAAAAACTGAGTCGCGGtgcaaggaaaaagaaaaaaaagagagaaactgcAGAGCCTGAACAGGTCCTAACCCCGAAGGcgcagggagaggagagggaggtggAACTCTCGTTTTCTGGGGCAGCAGAAAAACTGAGCCTGGGTGCAAGGAAGCAGAGAATTAAGAGACAATCCGCAGAACCCTTAAGGGCTCTGCCTCCCACCCTACCTCTGACTGTTTCAGTGGAAAAATCGAGCCAGGGCCCAAAGTGTAAGAAAATCAAGAGGGAGAAGGCAGAGCATGAAAGAGTTGTGGGAGAAGAGAGTGAGGTGGAAAAAGGGGCCAAAATAGAGCTAGTGGAGGGACAAAATAGCTGTGGAGCAAGGACCGGAACGCCCTCCCTACAGCAGGTTCTCAAGGAGTTGGGGCAGATTCCACACAGCAAACGTCGGGCCGCACGTCTCTTTGGATGGCTGATTGCCCCTCTGTCCACAGAGCATTTCTTCAGCTGGCTGTGGGAGAAGGATGCAGTGCTGGTACGGCGGTACAACCCAGACTACTACCAGGGGCTGTTCTCCACCGCTGAACTTGACTCAGTGCTGCGCAGGGAAGACATACAGTTTGGGCTGCACCTGGATGCTGCTCGTTACCGGAATGGCCAGCGAGAGACGCTGAACCCTCCTGGGAGGGCTCTCCCAGCCACAGCATGGTCTCTGTACCGGGATGGCTGCTCCTTGCGTCTCTTGTGTCCACAGGCCTTCTCTGCCGTCATGTGGCAGGTGCTGTCTGTTCTCCAGGAGCATTTTGGCAGCATGGTGGGCGCTAATGCCTACCTCACCCCTCCAGGCTCCCAGGGCTTTGCCCCTCACTACGATGACATTGAAGCCTTTGTTCTGCAGCTTGAGGGGAAGAAACTCTGGCGTGTTTACAAACCCCGGGAGCAGGTGGAAGAACTACCCCAGTTCTCTAGCCCTAACTTTGGACCTGAGGGCTTGGGGAAACCTGTGCTTCAAGAGGTGCTAGAGCCTGGAGATCTGCTCTATTTTCCAAGGGGCTTTATCCACCAGGCCGAGTGTGAGCCTGGAGTGCACTCTCTGCACCTTACTATATCCACCTTTCAACGCAATTCTTGGGGGGATTTGCTAGAACCCCTGCTGCCAGCAGCTTTGCAAGCTGCCATGGAGGAAGATGTGGAATTCCGAAGGGGTCTTCCTAGGGACTACCTAGATTACATGGGGGTTCAGCATTCAGAATCTGGGGACCCTCGTCGTGGTCCCTTCCTGGAGAAATTGCAGGGATTGCTTGTCCGCTTGGCACAGTATGCCCCTGTGGATGCTGTGGCTGACCAGAGGGCCAAGGGCTTCCTCCATGACTGCCTGCCTCCAGTGCTGTCAGAGAAGGAGAGGGCACTGAGTGTGCATGGGCTGCCTGCTCGATGGGAGGCTGAGGAGGCTAGGGATGTGGGGGCAAAAATTACCACTGAGACCCAAGTCCGCCTACTTCGCCATGGTTTGACTCGGTTAGTGAGTGAGGATGACAGTGTCTTCTTGTACTACACAGTGGAAAATTCTCGAGTCTATCATCAGGGGGAGCCCAAGTACTTGGAAATTGACTCCCGGTACACTGATGGCATTGAGTACTTGTTTAGTTCATACCCAGGGTTTGTGCAGGTGGGTGACTTGCCTTGTGATAATAGAAAGGACCAGATTTCCTTAGTGACCATGTTGTTTGAAAAGGGACTACTGATCACCAAGAAACCTCTGACCCCATAG